From a region of the Stenotrophomonas sp. BIO128-Bstrain genome:
- a CDS encoding FtsX-like permease family protein, with translation MKYFSLVWAQLFRSKTRTLLTLLSVVAAFLLFGMLDSVRVAFNSGGDTIEGAKRLVVSSKLSITQSLPLRLLRDIEATPGVRKVNYAMWFGGIYQDQKNFFPSFSVSDNYMDLYPEFELPPEQAEAFKNTRTGALVGEALAKRFGWKVGDTIPMQATIFPRKGSNDWPLVLSGIYRAKDRNNASAENQLMLHWSYFDESNDYIKNQVSFYTVQLENPAHASRVAQAIDALSLNSDHETKSQTEASFSQAFAKQFADIGLIVTGIMAAVFFTLVLLTGNTMAQAVRERIPELAILKTLGFKDGTVLVLVMVESVLLIVLGGLIGMGLASIVMPVISASSQGMISLPGVPAQTWGVALCLMAVIGIVVGLLPALRAQRLKIVDALAGR, from the coding sequence ATGAAATATTTTTCGCTGGTCTGGGCACAGCTGTTCCGCAGCAAGACCCGCACCCTGCTGACGCTGTTGTCGGTGGTGGCGGCCTTCCTGCTGTTCGGCATGCTCGATTCGGTGCGGGTGGCCTTCAACTCCGGCGGTGACACCATCGAAGGTGCCAAGCGGCTGGTGGTCTCCTCCAAGCTGTCGATCACCCAGAGCCTGCCGTTGCGGCTGCTGCGCGATATCGAAGCCACCCCCGGCGTGCGCAAGGTCAACTACGCGATGTGGTTCGGCGGCATCTACCAGGACCAGAAGAACTTCTTCCCGAGCTTCTCCGTCTCGGACAACTACATGGACCTGTACCCCGAGTTCGAGCTGCCGCCCGAGCAGGCCGAGGCGTTCAAGAACACCCGGACCGGTGCGCTGGTCGGTGAAGCCCTGGCCAAGCGCTTCGGCTGGAAAGTGGGCGATACCATTCCGATGCAGGCCACGATCTTCCCGCGCAAGGGCAGCAACGACTGGCCGCTGGTGCTGAGCGGCATCTACCGGGCCAAGGACCGCAACAACGCCAGTGCGGAAAACCAGCTGATGCTGCACTGGAGCTACTTCGATGAATCCAACGATTACATCAAGAACCAGGTCAGTTTCTATACCGTCCAGTTGGAGAACCCCGCACACGCCTCGCGCGTCGCCCAGGCGATCGATGCGCTGTCGCTGAATTCCGATCACGAAACCAAGTCGCAGACCGAGGCCTCGTTCTCGCAGGCCTTCGCCAAGCAGTTCGCCGATATCGGCCTGATCGTCACCGGCATCATGGCGGCGGTGTTCTTCACCCTGGTGCTGCTGACCGGCAACACCATGGCCCAGGCGGTGCGCGAGCGCATCCCGGAGCTGGCGATCCTCAAGACGCTGGGCTTCAAGGATGGCACCGTGCTGGTGCTGGTGATGGTGGAGTCGGTGCTGCTGATCGTGCTCGGCGGGCTGATCGGCATGGGCCTGGCCTCGATCGTGATGCCGGTGATCAGCGCCAGCAGCCAGGGCATGATCAGCCTGCCCGGCGTGCCGGCGCAGACGTGGGGGGTGGCGCTATGCCTGATGGCGGTGATCGGGATCGTGGTGGGCCTGCTGCCGGCACTGCGCGCGCAGCGGTTGAAGATCGTCGATGCACTGGCCGGGCGCTGA
- a CDS encoding ABC transporter permease has protein sequence MNKQWIWNVVTVLALLVALVVWIVLPWWMVLAIAVLLAAWLVLTRTGRLSLAAARIGIASLPQRWGASSVIVVGIAGVVGVLVAMLAMGDGFKATLERSGSDDVAIVLRGGSQAETNSVVMRDQVPLIENLPGVARGSDGKPLISAELSQVISLLSRSDHSDTNVQFRGVGEQAWAVRDNVRIIAGRRFKPGLREIVVGKGAQAQFEGLEIGKTLQLGKQEWTVVGVFASNDVHESELWSDTQTLSTTYNRSAYQSVNVRTEGAAGFQQFKAAMEADPRLKLDVETTRDYYRKQSGGLSKLISILGTVIGAIMAIGAVFGALNTMYAAVATRAREIATMRAIGFRGVPVVTAVMLETMLLALLGGLLGGLVAWLVFNNYTVSTLGNNFSQVVFQFQVSPQLLWTGLKWALGIGLVGGLFPALRAARLPITTALRET, from the coding sequence ATGAACAAGCAATGGATATGGAACGTCGTGACGGTGCTGGCGCTGCTGGTCGCCTTGGTAGTGTGGATCGTGCTGCCGTGGTGGATGGTGCTGGCCATCGCCGTGCTGCTGGCCGCCTGGCTGGTGCTCACCCGTACTGGCCGTCTGTCGCTGGCAGCGGCGCGGATCGGCATCGCCAGCCTGCCGCAGCGTTGGGGTGCCTCCTCGGTGATCGTGGTCGGCATCGCCGGCGTGGTCGGGGTGCTGGTGGCGATGCTGGCGATGGGCGATGGCTTCAAGGCCACCCTGGAGCGCAGCGGCAGCGATGACGTGGCCATCGTGCTGCGCGGCGGCTCACAGGCCGAAACCAACTCGGTGGTCATGCGCGACCAGGTGCCACTGATCGAGAACCTGCCCGGCGTGGCCCGCGGCAGCGATGGCAAGCCGCTGATCTCCGCCGAGCTGTCGCAGGTGATCAGCCTGCTCTCGCGCAGCGACCACAGCGATACCAACGTGCAGTTCCGCGGCGTTGGCGAGCAGGCGTGGGCGGTGCGCGACAACGTGCGCATCATCGCCGGCCGCAGGTTCAAGCCCGGCCTGCGCGAAATCGTGGTCGGCAAGGGCGCCCAGGCGCAGTTCGAGGGCCTGGAGATCGGCAAGACCCTGCAGCTGGGCAAGCAGGAGTGGACGGTGGTGGGCGTGTTCGCCTCCAACGATGTGCACGAGTCGGAGCTGTGGTCGGACACCCAGACGTTGTCCACCACCTACAACCGCAGTGCCTACCAGTCGGTCAACGTACGCACCGAAGGGGCCGCGGGCTTCCAGCAGTTCAAGGCGGCCATGGAGGCCGACCCGCGCCTGAAGCTGGATGTGGAGACCACCCGTGACTACTACCGCAAGCAGTCCGGTGGCCTGAGCAAGCTGATCAGCATCCTGGGCACGGTGATCGGCGCGATCATGGCGATCGGTGCGGTGTTCGGTGCGCTCAACACCATGTATGCGGCGGTGGCGACGCGTGCCCGAGAGATCGCGACGATGCGTGCGATCGGTTTCCGTGGCGTGCCAGTGGTGACCGCGGTGATGCTGGAGACGATGCTCCTGGCGCTGCTCGGCGGCCTGCTCGGCGGTCTGGTGGCATGGCTGGTGTTCAACAACTACACCGTTTCCACGCTGGGCAACAATTTCAGCCAGGTGGTGTTCCAGTTCCAGGTGTCGCCGCAGCTGCTGTGGACAGGCTTGAAGTGGGCGCTGGGCATTGGCCTGGTGGGCGGCTTGTTCCCGGCCCTGCGCGCGGCGCGACTGCCGATCACCACGGCGTTGCGCGAGACCTGA
- a CDS encoding TonB-dependent receptor: MYLKTNPLRNAIAIALVASCSAPAFAQSADDGTTNLDRIEITGSRIRQASVESAQPGVALNRAEIEKKGYVNVADILQDVTAAGSPSMSRASSLESGRDFGGMYVSLRNLGPERSLVLIDGRRMGVSAGGYSDLASIPSSIVERVEVLTDGASALYGSDAIAGVVNIITRKNFDGAEVNAYVGQYSEGDGQKTAYSATFGKTFDRGWVTVGGEYTDEDPVLGGAREFTAYPNGPRHTGDGLSGVTPWGYATVNGRNLSVGPGGDPTQLGNFKPADKANDANTKTNMSLLTGLQRKSVFANGGFSITDDLRLVADALYSERESSKQLAGYPYQSTGSRALLSKDSAFNPFGQDVAFAHRTEELPRGTENNLTTKRASLGLEGSFDTGSRYWDWNVSYMYNRNEGERIGTGSMYQPNVNQSVGPSFLDANNVAHCGSVGNVIAGCTPWNPLAPMGYTGPGSMSNQDVQDFLFTRFTDKMQSTTKVASANISGSLFTLPAGDILGALGVEHRSEEASYSPDLMVRNGQIAGTTGQPTQGDYSLNEVYLELQVPLLADMAFARELSLDMAGRYSDYNNFGSTTNTKFGLKWKPIDSLLVRATYGTGFRAPTVEDLYGGTTSTRDSYTDPCDTNFGAAANNPQVLARCLANGVPANFRQLAADGSAATVPGQQGGTDFSSGSNPELKPETAKTWTVGMVYSPEFVSGLDLSLDWWKIRINDVIVGESATDMLNQCYVLGVDAACDRFTRAKSGRTIGQVNGLDRTLLNAGYQETAGYDLSVRYRLPELAIGKFAVSWNTTYVDYLERKNDNVDTTPVRQYTGWEGNFRVRSNLNLDYQYGNFGLGWTARYYSSMKENCAYTTECSNPGFSSAYTGRQGVNKVGSNTFHDIQVRYVLPWNGTVSMGVNNVFDHQGPIMYSQPNSSFTYYGGFDIGRYMYMKYQQRF, from the coding sequence ATGTATTTGAAGACCAATCCGCTGCGCAACGCGATCGCCATCGCGCTTGTCGCCAGCTGCAGTGCCCCCGCCTTCGCACAGAGTGCCGATGACGGCACCACCAACCTCGATCGCATCGAGATCACCGGCTCGCGCATCCGCCAGGCCAGTGTCGAATCGGCCCAGCCGGGCGTTGCGCTGAACCGCGCCGAGATCGAGAAGAAGGGCTACGTCAACGTCGCCGACATCCTGCAGGACGTCACCGCCGCCGGTTCGCCGAGCATGAGCCGTGCCTCCTCGCTGGAATCGGGCCGCGACTTCGGCGGTATGTACGTGAGCCTGCGCAACCTGGGCCCGGAACGCAGCCTGGTGCTGATCGACGGCCGCCGCATGGGCGTCAGCGCCGGCGGTTACTCCGACCTGGCCTCGATCCCGTCCTCGATCGTGGAGCGCGTGGAAGTGCTGACCGACGGTGCGTCGGCCCTGTACGGCTCGGACGCCATCGCCGGCGTGGTCAACATCATCACCCGCAAGAACTTCGACGGTGCCGAAGTCAACGCCTACGTTGGCCAGTACAGCGAAGGTGACGGCCAGAAGACCGCTTACAGCGCGACCTTCGGCAAGACCTTCGACCGCGGCTGGGTCACCGTGGGTGGCGAGTACACCGACGAAGATCCGGTCCTGGGCGGCGCGCGTGAGTTCACCGCCTACCCGAACGGCCCGCGCCACACCGGCGACGGCCTGAGCGGTGTCACCCCGTGGGGCTATGCGACCGTCAACGGCCGCAACCTCAGCGTGGGCCCGGGCGGCGATCCGACCCAGCTCGGCAACTTCAAGCCGGCCGACAAGGCCAACGACGCCAACACCAAGACCAACATGAGCCTGCTCACCGGTCTGCAGCGCAAGTCGGTGTTCGCCAACGGTGGCTTCTCCATCACCGATGACCTGCGCCTGGTCGCCGATGCGCTGTACAGCGAGCGCGAGTCGAGCAAGCAGCTGGCCGGTTATCCGTACCAGAGCACCGGTTCGCGTGCGCTGCTGTCCAAGGACAGCGCGTTCAACCCGTTCGGCCAGGACGTTGCCTTCGCGCACCGTACCGAAGAGCTGCCGCGCGGCACCGAGAACAACCTGACCACCAAGCGCGCCAGCCTGGGCCTGGAAGGCAGCTTCGACACCGGTTCGCGTTACTGGGACTGGAACGTCAGCTACATGTACAACCGCAATGAAGGCGAGCGCATCGGCACGGGCAGCATGTACCAGCCGAACGTGAACCAGTCGGTCGGCCCGTCGTTCCTGGATGCCAACAACGTCGCCCATTGCGGCAGCGTCGGCAACGTGATCGCCGGTTGCACCCCGTGGAACCCGCTGGCGCCGATGGGCTATACCGGCCCGGGCTCGATGAGCAACCAGGACGTGCAGGACTTCCTGTTCACCCGCTTCACCGACAAGATGCAGAGCACCACCAAGGTGGCCAGCGCGAACATCTCCGGCTCGCTGTTCACCCTGCCGGCCGGTGACATCCTGGGTGCACTGGGTGTCGAGCACCGCAGCGAAGAAGCCAGCTACTCGCCGGACCTGATGGTCCGCAACGGCCAGATCGCCGGCACCACCGGCCAGCCGACCCAGGGCGATTACTCGCTCAACGAGGTCTACCTGGAACTGCAGGTTCCGCTGCTGGCCGACATGGCCTTCGCGCGTGAGCTGTCGCTGGACATGGCCGGCCGCTATTCGGACTACAACAACTTCGGCTCGACCACGAACACCAAGTTCGGCCTGAAGTGGAAGCCGATCGACAGCCTGCTGGTGCGCGCCACCTACGGCACCGGCTTCCGCGCGCCGACCGTGGAAGATCTGTACGGCGGCACCACCAGCACGCGCGACTCGTACACCGATCCGTGCGATACCAACTTCGGTGCGGCCGCCAACAACCCGCAGGTCCTGGCGCGCTGCCTGGCCAATGGTGTCCCGGCCAACTTCCGCCAGCTCGCCGCGGACGGCAGCGCTGCGACGGTGCCCGGCCAGCAGGGTGGCACCGACTTCAGCTCGGGCTCCAACCCGGAACTGAAGCCGGAAACCGCCAAGACCTGGACCGTGGGCATGGTCTACAGCCCGGAGTTCGTCTCGGGCCTGGACCTGAGCCTGGACTGGTGGAAGATCCGCATCAACGACGTGATCGTCGGTGAGTCGGCCACGGACATGCTCAACCAGTGCTATGTGCTGGGTGTGGATGCCGCATGCGACCGCTTCACCCGTGCCAAGTCGGGCCGCACCATCGGCCAGGTCAACGGCCTGGACCGTACGCTGCTCAACGCCGGCTACCAGGAAACCGCCGGCTATGACCTCTCGGTGCGTTACCGCCTGCCGGAACTGGCGATCGGCAAGTTCGCGGTCTCGTGGAACACCACGTATGTGGATTACCTGGAGCGCAAGAACGACAACGTCGACACCACGCCGGTGCGTCAGTACACGGGCTGGGAAGGCAACTTCCGCGTGCGTTCGAACCTCAACCTGGATTATCAGTACGGCAACTTCGGCCTGGGCTGGACGGCGCGTTACTACTCCAGCATGAAGGAAAACTGCGCGTACACGACCGAGTGCAGCAATCCGGGCTTCAGCTCGGCGTACACGGGCCGCCAGGGCGTCAACAAGGTGGGTTCGAACACCTTCCACGACATCCAGGTGCGTTACGTGCTGCCGTGGAACGGTACGGTTTCGATGGGCGTGAACAATGTGTTCGACCATCAGGGTCCGATCATGTACAGCCAGCCGAACAGCAGCTTCACGTACTACGGCGGGTTCGATATCGGCCGTTACATGTACATGAAGTACCAGCAGCGTTTCTGA
- the rarD gene encoding EamA family transporter RarD yields MSLPAPHSLQEQRRGLAITAFTFTLWGLVPVYWHLLNAVPSQQIIAHRIIWSTVLVVAWLLLSNGPGWWKAIAAQPRALPTLALSSVAIAFNWGLYIWAINAGHVIETSLGYFINPLVSVVLGVVVLNERLRRLQWLAVGCAALGVAWLTIDAGRPPWIALGLACSFGLYGLLRKMISVDPVAGLGVESLYLFLPAIGFALWSENGHGGAFFSGWGWRNDALLILGGAVTALPLIGFAYGVKRIPLSLVGILQYIAPSIGLLLGVFFFREPFDTAKAVGFAAIWTGLLLFIGDGLWRSRAGGALKR; encoded by the coding sequence GTGAGCCTGCCCGCACCACACAGCCTGCAGGAGCAGCGCCGCGGCCTGGCGATCACCGCGTTCACCTTCACCCTGTGGGGCCTGGTGCCGGTCTACTGGCACCTGCTCAATGCGGTGCCCTCGCAGCAGATCATCGCGCACCGCATCATCTGGAGCACGGTGCTGGTGGTGGCCTGGCTGCTGCTGAGCAACGGCCCGGGCTGGTGGAAGGCCATCGCGGCGCAGCCACGCGCGCTGCCGACGTTGGCGCTGAGCAGCGTGGCGATCGCGTTCAACTGGGGCCTGTACATCTGGGCGATCAACGCCGGGCATGTGATCGAGACCAGTCTGGGCTACTTCATCAATCCGCTGGTGAGCGTGGTGCTCGGCGTGGTGGTGCTCAACGAGCGCCTGCGCCGCCTGCAGTGGCTCGCGGTGGGCTGCGCGGCCCTCGGTGTGGCGTGGCTGACCATCGATGCCGGCAGGCCGCCCTGGATCGCCCTGGGGCTGGCCTGTTCGTTCGGTCTGTACGGGTTGCTGCGCAAGATGATTTCGGTCGACCCGGTGGCGGGGCTCGGGGTGGAGAGTCTGTATCTGTTCCTGCCGGCGATCGGGTTCGCGCTGTGGAGCGAGAACGGGCACGGCGGGGCGTTCTTCAGTGGCTGGGGCTGGCGCAATGATGCGCTGTTGATCCTTGGCGGGGCGGTGACGGCGCTGCCGTTGATCGGGTTTGCGTACGGGGTGAAGCGGATTCCGCTGTCGCTGGTCGGAATCCTGCAGTACATCGCGCCGAGTATCGGGTTGTTGTTGGGCGTGTTCTTTTTCCGCGAGCCGTTTGATACGGCCAAGGCGGTGGGTTTCGCTGCGATCTGGACCGGGTTGCTGCTGTTCATCGGCGACGGTCTGTGGCGGTCGCGGGCGGGTGGTGCGTTGAAGCGCTGA
- the yedA gene encoding drug/metabolite exporter YedA encodes MAVLPPSPSAAPRSGLVVLALLLVYVVWGSTYLGIRLALEGGALPLTMVSGGRFIIAGSLMYAVLRWRGSPAPTRRQWRNLAIMGLTMLVLGNGMVVLAERTVSSGLAATAVASVPLWMALFGAMRGQNASRGEWLGIAIGFLGVVWLNAGSSLTASPQGLILLLIAPIGWAFGSIWARGLDLPSPFMTAAGQMLCGGAMLIVLGLLSGERPTTWPSMNGLLAVAYLCMFGSIVAFTAYVWLLHNVRPALVASYAYVNPVIAVILGVIIGNEHFGGRDLLAMAVILAGVVVLTLARTRAK; translated from the coding sequence ATGGCCGTCCTACCCCCCTCTCCGTCGGCCGCTCCCCGCAGCGGCCTGGTCGTCCTGGCGCTGCTGCTGGTGTACGTGGTCTGGGGGTCCACCTATCTGGGGATCCGGCTGGCGCTGGAGGGCGGCGCACTGCCGCTGACGATGGTCTCCGGCGGCCGCTTCATCATCGCCGGTTCGCTGATGTATGCCGTGTTGCGCTGGCGTGGCTCGCCCGCGCCGACCCGGCGCCAGTGGCGGAACCTGGCGATCATGGGCCTGACCATGCTGGTCCTGGGCAACGGCATGGTGGTGCTGGCCGAGCGCACGGTCTCCTCGGGCCTGGCGGCGACCGCCGTGGCCTCGGTGCCGCTGTGGATGGCCCTGTTCGGTGCGATGCGTGGGCAGAACGCCAGCCGCGGCGAGTGGCTGGGCATCGCGATCGGCTTCCTCGGCGTGGTCTGGCTCAACGCCGGCAGCAGCCTGACCGCCTCCCCGCAGGGCCTGATCCTGCTGCTGATCGCCCCGATCGGCTGGGCCTTCGGCTCGATCTGGGCACGCGGCCTGGACCTGCCCAGCCCCTTCATGACCGCCGCCGGGCAGATGCTCTGCGGTGGCGCGATGCTGATCGTGCTCGGCCTGCTCAGCGGCGAACGCCCGACCACCTGGCCCAGCATGAATGGGCTGCTGGCGGTGGCCTACCTGTGCATGTTCGGCTCGATCGTCGCCTTCACCGCCTACGTGTGGCTGCTGCACAACGTGCGCCCGGCACTGGTGGCCAGCTATGCCTACGTCAATCCGGTGATCGCGGTGATCCTGGGCGTGATCATCGGCAACGAGCACTTCGGCGGGCGTGACCTGCTGGCCATGGCAGTGATCCTGGCCGGCGTGGTGGTGCTGACCCTGGCCCGGACGCGAGCGAAGTGA
- a CDS encoding MFS transporter, whose amino-acid sequence MSTSVPATAAHPERAALRRSISNTLKGSAGNLVEWYDVYVYSVFAVYFESQFFSAADKNSTMYVWAIFAATFLMRPIGAWYFGRFADRYGRRLALTVSVTVMAACSFLIAITPTASQIGIWAAVILLFARLLQGFATGGEYGTSATYMSEAAIPGRRGFLSSFHYVTLVGGHVLAQLTLLGMLTFWGKPEISAWGWRVAFGIGGVAAIVVFWLRRSMDESLQSDSIDAARDGRAKASGSMRELFVNQWRPLLLCFLITAGGTVAFYTYSVNGPKMIQSAFAGDDVMTGTMINLGVLTFLMVLQPIGGWLSDMVGRKSLLVFFGIGGVLYSWYLITELPNQHDPFMAFLVLGIGFVILTGYTSINAVVKAELFPTHVRALGVGFGYAMANSLFGGTAPLLYQGALKTGQVGMFAVYVTAIIAVSLVVYMFFLTNKGPNWLDGTRK is encoded by the coding sequence ATGAGCACTTCCGTCCCCGCCACTGCGGCACACCCCGAACGGGCCGCCCTGCGGCGCTCCATCTCCAATACCCTCAAAGGCTCGGCCGGTAATCTGGTCGAGTGGTATGACGTCTACGTCTACTCCGTCTTTGCCGTCTATTTCGAATCCCAGTTCTTCTCGGCCGCCGACAAGAACTCCACGATGTACGTGTGGGCGATCTTCGCCGCCACCTTCCTGATGCGCCCGATCGGTGCGTGGTACTTCGGCCGCTTCGCCGACCGCTACGGCCGCCGGTTGGCGCTGACGGTGTCGGTCACGGTGATGGCCGCCTGTTCGTTCCTGATCGCGATCACCCCGACCGCCTCGCAGATCGGCATCTGGGCCGCGGTGATCCTGCTGTTCGCGCGCCTGCTGCAGGGCTTCGCCACCGGTGGCGAGTACGGCACCAGTGCCACCTACATGTCCGAAGCCGCCATCCCGGGCCGCCGCGGCTTCCTGTCCTCGTTCCATTACGTCACCCTCGTCGGCGGCCACGTACTGGCGCAGCTGACCCTGCTGGGCATGCTGACCTTCTGGGGCAAGCCGGAAATCTCCGCCTGGGGCTGGCGCGTGGCGTTCGGCATCGGCGGTGTCGCGGCGATCGTGGTGTTCTGGCTGCGCCGCAGCATGGACGAATCGCTGCAGTCCGATTCCATCGATGCCGCCCGCGATGGCCGCGCCAAGGCCTCCGGCTCGATGCGCGAACTGTTCGTCAACCAGTGGCGTCCGCTGCTGCTGTGCTTCCTGATCACCGCCGGCGGCACCGTGGCGTTCTACACCTATTCGGTCAACGGGCCGAAGATGATCCAGAGCGCCTTCGCGGGCGATGACGTGATGACCGGCACGATGATCAATCTCGGCGTGCTGACCTTCCTGATGGTGCTGCAGCCGATCGGCGGCTGGCTGTCGGACATGGTCGGCCGCAAAAGCCTGCTGGTGTTCTTCGGCATAGGTGGCGTGCTGTACAGCTGGTACCTGATCACCGAGCTGCCCAACCAGCACGATCCGTTCATGGCCTTCCTGGTGCTGGGCATCGGCTTCGTGATCCTGACCGGCTACACCTCGATCAATGCGGTGGTCAAAGCCGAGCTGTTCCCGACCCATGTGCGCGCGCTGGGCGTGGGCTTTGGCTACGCGATGGCCAACTCGCTGTTCGGCGGTACCGCGCCGCTGCTGTACCAGGGCGCGCTGAAGACCGGCCAGGTCGGCATGTTCGCGGTGTATGTCACGGCGATCATCGCGGTGTCGCTGGTGGTCTACATGTTCTTCCTGACCAACAAGGGCCCGAACTGGCTCGATGGCACCCGGAAGTAA
- a CDS encoding M28 family metallopeptidase, which yields MRMLLLSSCLFVGGLAHAANDLPGGGIDPEALSRHVRILASDEFEGRAPATPGEERTVQYLIEEFKKYGLQPGGVDGGWVQPVPMVRAQVDGPVRAQLRQKGKQRALVNGEDVTLQSLRPQDAVAIKNAPLVFVGYGIDAPERHWNDYKDVDLHGKIAVVLINDADFEADQPGAFDGKAVTYYGRWTYKFEEAARRGAQGVLIVHETAPAAYGWATVKSSGTSPLFDIERTREQALAQHVPVRGWMQRSLAEQLFRDAGLDFEAEKRRAMSPAFKPVALGDAQLSVDFKLKREQVITRNVVAKLPGGAHADEAVIFSAHWDAFGIGQPDAKGDRIRRGAIDNATGVATVLELGRVFAAGPQPQRTLYFVALTAEEKGLLGASYYAAHPLAPLDKTAAVLNIEMFSPDGPTRDIASWGKGRVSLEGDLERVAKARGRTYSPDANLEAGFFYRADHFAFARLGVPAITIGPGLDMREGGIEKGRELRDAYFAACYHQACDAWTPSWDPSGHAADTLLVYDLGAELANSRRWPQWEEGSEFRAEREKSESARR from the coding sequence ATGCGCATGCTGCTGCTGTCGTCCTGCCTGTTCGTGGGCGGCCTGGCCCACGCCGCCAATGACCTGCCCGGCGGCGGCATCGATCCGGAGGCACTGTCGCGACATGTGCGGATCCTGGCCTCGGACGAGTTCGAGGGCCGCGCCCCTGCCACGCCCGGTGAAGAGCGCACCGTCCAGTACCTGATCGAAGAGTTCAAGAAGTACGGCCTGCAGCCCGGCGGCGTGGATGGCGGCTGGGTGCAGCCGGTGCCGATGGTGCGTGCGCAGGTCGACGGCCCGGTGCGTGCGCAGCTGCGCCAGAAGGGCAAGCAGCGCGCCCTGGTCAATGGCGAGGACGTGACCCTGCAGAGCCTGCGGCCGCAGGATGCGGTGGCGATCAAGAACGCCCCGCTGGTGTTCGTCGGCTACGGCATCGATGCCCCCGAACGCCACTGGAACGATTACAAGGACGTCGACCTGCACGGCAAGATCGCCGTGGTGCTGATCAACGACGCCGATTTCGAGGCCGACCAGCCGGGCGCATTCGATGGCAAGGCCGTGACCTACTACGGCCGCTGGACCTACAAGTTCGAAGAAGCCGCGCGCCGCGGTGCGCAGGGCGTGCTGATCGTGCACGAGACCGCACCCGCCGCGTATGGCTGGGCCACGGTGAAGAGCTCGGGCACCTCGCCGCTGTTTGATATCGAACGCACCCGCGAGCAGGCCCTGGCCCAGCACGTGCCGGTGCGCGGCTGGATGCAGCGCAGCCTGGCCGAGCAGCTGTTCCGCGATGCGGGCCTGGATTTCGAGGCCGAGAAGCGCCGTGCCATGAGCCCGGCCTTCAAGCCGGTGGCCCTGGGCGATGCGCAGCTCTCGGTGGACTTCAAGCTCAAGCGCGAACAGGTGATCACCCGCAACGTGGTGGCCAAGCTGCCGGGCGGTGCGCATGCCGATGAAGCGGTGATCTTCTCCGCGCATTGGGATGCTTTCGGTATCGGCCAGCCCGATGCCAAGGGCGACCGCATCCGTCGCGGCGCGATCGACAACGCCACCGGCGTGGCCACCGTGCTGGAGCTGGGCCGCGTCTTCGCTGCCGGCCCGCAGCCGCAGCGCACGCTGTACTTCGTGGCGCTGACCGCCGAAGAGAAGGGCCTGCTCGGGGCCAGCTACTACGCCGCGCACCCGCTCGCCCCGCTGGACAAGACCGCCGCCGTGTTGAACATCGAGATGTTCAGCCCGGATGGCCCGACCCGCGACATCGCCTCGTGGGGCAAGGGCCGGGTCTCGCTGGAAGGGGATCTGGAGCGCGTGGCCAAGGCACGTGGCCGCACCTATTCGCCCGATGCGAATCTGGAAGCGGGCTTCTTCTACCGCGCCGACCACTTCGCCTTCGCTCGCCTTGGCGTGCCAGCGATCACCATCGGCCCGGGGCTGGACATGCGTGAGGGCGGGATCGAGAAGGGCCGTGAACTGCGCGATGCGTACTTCGCCGCCTGCTACCACCAGGCCTGCGATGCGTGGACCCCGAGCTGGGACCCGAGTGGTCATGCCGCCGACACCCTGCTGGTCTACGACCTGGGCGCGGAACTGGCCAACAGCCGTCGCTGGCCGCAGTGGGAAGAAGGGTCCGAATTCCGCGCCGAGCGCGAGAAGAGCGAATCGGCGCGCCGTTGA